ATTGATAGCGATGCGGACAGTATCTTCTTTGCTATGCGAAAAATGTATAACTATGTGAATAAAAATAAAGCGAAACGTACCGTGGCCACCCTAATGATTATCAACTGTTTTCTGGAAGGTCGTAAACTGTTACGCAAGAAAAAAGGTTATTATCGTTATAGTGAAAGTATGCTGAATGATATTCAAAATGCACTTGCATGCTGTGACACGAAAATCGTCAAGAAAAAAATAATCCTTAAGATGAAATATCCTCATATCGATCGTTCCATTTCTGAAATACGGTATAAAATAATATCTGGTTGCAAGAGATTATTTTTTCGAAAGGGATTTTAATATGTTTGAAAAAGTCGACCGAGTTCTTATTTGCAAGCTCAAATTTTATGGTGACGTTCTGTTAACCACGCCTGTAATTGCCAGTATCCGGGCCCGTTATCCGCATGCTAAGATCGATCTGCTCCTCTATAAAGATACCAAAGCAATCCTGGCTGCCCATAAAGATATCAATAATTTTTATCTCATTGAGAAAAAGCAAGGCCTGGTAGCAACAGTAAAGAATTATCTTTCAGTGCGTCAGCAACTGAAGAAAAATCACTATGACCTGATTGTTAACCTCACCGAACAATGGCCAATTGGGGCACTTATCGCCTCTTTACGCCGTCCCTCAATTGCCTTTAAGCGCGAAAAAGATCAGTGGAACCGACTCTTTACGCGAGTAACACCATCAATTGGGACGCATATTGTTGAACAAAACCTATCTATTCTAAGGGGCATTGGGTTTAGCGAAGCAGAGTTAAAGAAAGAGATGTCTCTGAGTTATCGTCAGGATGATTATCAACATCTGGTATCACTGTTACCCGCACTGCCTGCACAGAAATATGTCGTTATACAACCCACGGCCAGACAAGAGTTTAAATGCTGGGATGATGATAAATTCGCGCATGTTATAGACCACCTGCATCAACGAGGTCTGCACGTCTATCTTACCTGTGGGCCAGCATTGAGTGAGCAGCAACAGGTCCAGCGCATTGCTGAACTGTGTCAATCTTCTCCTGACCTGACGCTGGCAGGTAAAACGACTTTCCTGCAACTGGCCGCGTTGATAGACCATGCAATCCTGTACATTGGTGTCGATTCCGCCCCCATGCACATGGCCGCTGCGTTAAAGACACCACAGGTTTGCCTGTTTGGTGCCACCAATTATCAACAATGGAAACCGTTGTCTGATAAAGCCGTATTGATTTGGGCTGGAGATTACCATCCAATGCCTTCACGGGATGAACTCGATCGGTCAAAAAAATACCTGACGTGGATACCTGAACAGGCCGTTATTGACGCTATCGATACGGTACTTCATGATAGTGACAATGTGAAAGGTAATGAGATAGCATAAAATGGACAACAAAAATAACATTATTAATATTGCTTACTGCACAGACGCCAATTATCTGGAATATGTAGCAGTGTCCATTATGTCTGTCATAATGAACAACCCTGGACAAGACATGTCATTTTTCGTCTTTGTCTATGACGTCACTGATGAAGAAATCAAAAAGCTACGTTCAACCAGTGATAAGATTCAGGTTATCAATATCGATAAAGAAGAGATTGAAAAGTATAACAATGACTTTGCAATCAAACACCTGAACCGTTCAACCTATATGCGTCTGGCCGTACCACGCTTACTAAAAGATAAAGTTGATCATTTTATCTATTTAGATGCGGATACATTATGCTTTGACAAAATTAATGAAATTAATTGTATAGATATTAAAGATGTCATTAGTGCTGTCAGCCATGATTCTCTTGACATTCATGATACAAAACATGCCAAACGTTTAGGTCTCCATACCGATCATTATTTTAATGCCGGTTTTTTGTATATTAATATTGCTAACTGGCTCAAGTACGACATTGAACATAAGGCCAATACCGTTCTCTTTGAACAAGGAAAATCATTACCTTATTTTGACCAAGATGCGCTGAATATCGCAATGGACGGTAATGTTAAATATATCGATAATCGATGGAATTTCTTGTTCAACTGGTTCACCGACCAACAAAAAGAGACTTTTTTCTACCAAAAAGATATTCTGCCAAGAATTATCCACTTCACCGGTGGGAGAAAGCCTTGGTATAAAGAACATACAGGGTTATCGCAGCAACTCTACCTTTTCTACCATCACTTTACGCCATGGCGAAACACAGAAATGCGTTCCTATGCTCCGCGTATGAGGCCTACTGATTATCGGGTTTACTCGCGCCAGGAGGCCAAAAAAGGAAATTATTATGCATCTCTCAAATGGTATATGAAATACCTTAAGACTAAACTACGTTAATAAAAAACTCCCGTGCGGGAGTTTTTTTACTTACTTTTTAGCTTTTCACGTAAATAGCCAATATAGCTAATTATCGAGGCGAAGTATTTTCCCTGCAACCTTTCATGACGAGATTTCTTTTTAAACTGCTTTGGCGTTCTGGCTGGTAACAAAGGAAGGTCTGCCCAGGGCGAAGCTTTCCAGGCATCAACAAAAAACTGCGCAGAAGGGTAATTTGCCCATGAATTCCAGGGTTTAGTTACGCCAATATAATGAATAAGAATTGTATCATCCGTTATATATTCTTTATATTTCGAAAAATTCTTGCTTTTTAATTCTTGCTTAATACCATAGATAGCATTAAATCTTCTTTCCAGAAAAATCACCTTTTTCAAGAAAATAATATTCAAGACATCTTGGTCCGGGAATGAAAGTTTATTTTTCTTATCTAATAAGATATCAAAAGCTGCATTGATAAAATTCTGTTCTTTCCACTGCTTTAGATTTGCAAATATGACACCTGAATTGAAGTAATCTTTATTTTTATTAATATCTCTGGCCGGGCTGTCATCAACATCAGTAATTACTGCTGCAACATGCTCCCCAAGATCAATTTGTGTAAGCTCTAAAAGTGAACCTTTACAAATTACATCCGCATCAATATATAGAAGCGAGTCAATTTTCTCACCAAGATATTCAAAAGCAATAAACCTGAAGTACATTGCGTGCGACCAGGCGTGTCCACTTGGTAATACTTTTAACCCATTTGCATCCATAACATAAATGGAGATATTTGCAGCAAATTGTTCTGCTGATTTCGCAATCCGCTGCTGATAATCAGCATCAATGTAGTCAGTAAAAAGATGAAAATGGATATTTAAATCTTTATTATTTAATAGCACCGATGTCATCGAGATTGCGGCACCAAACATAAAATTTCTGTCAACACCCCAAGCGATGTTAAGTTGTGTTTTTTGTTCGGCTGGCGCTTGATTAAACTCAAGTATCTTTTTTATAGACTGATGACAATCAAAGTTCATTCGCTATACCTATTTAAATTATTATCAATAAGTTGTTATTTTATATTCAATGTGTCTTTGAATTGTGTAACTTATTTTTTATATACATTACATGACTAAGTACCGAACGGATATATTTTCGTTGCACTCTTTCATGACGTGACTTACGTTTATACAACTTTGCCGTATTTGCATTTAATAGGGATTTTTCTGCCCATGCAGATTTTTTATATGCGTCAATGAAGAACTTAGATACCGGGTATTTAGCCCAGGTATGCCATGGTTTTGTGACACCGACATAATGTATTAACACAGTATCATCTGTAATATAGTCCTGATAAATTTTATTGTTTTTATTTTTTAGTTCCTGATCCACACCATATATACAGTTAAAATCCCGCCCAAGGAAAATCACATTACCCACAAACAATATATTTAGAACATCTTGATCAAAATATAGAAGTTCCTTTTGGCGTTGATCTAAGATCGAAAATGCCTTTGTCAATAACTGTTGCTCGCGCCAAACGTTAAGATTCGCAAATACCACACCTGAATTAAAGTAACCGTTACTCAATTCAGGAATGCCAAGCCTGTTACCAGATTTAAGACGCACTTCATCGATATCATTGATGACAGCAGCATACTCTCCGCAGAAATTAACCTCGGTAAGTTCACGTAGAGAACCTTTACAAATAACATCAGCATCAAGGTACAGCACAGAGCTTAACTCAGTACTTAAATATTCAAATGCGAAATAACGATAGTACATTGCATAAGTCCATGCTTTCGTACTCGGCAGTTCACGAAATGCCGCGTTATCGAAAACAAGGACAGTCACTGTCGTACTGTACATCTGCGTCAGGCGTTTGACGCACTCCAGATAATCATCATCTATATAGTCTGTTACTATATAAAAGTGGATATCAATATCAGGATTATTCACTAATACTGACGTCATAGAGATGCCGGAGCCAAATAAAAAATTACGATCGACGCCATACGCAACACTTAGTTTTTTACTCTTCTCATGTGTAGAGCTGTCGATAACGTATTTTTGAATAATTAGCTTCTGGAAATCAATGTTCATCATAAAATGGCCTCAAACTTCATGTGTTATTTATAGCGCTTTTCTTATTGTTCTTTGTCTTATTTTTTGCGCTTTTGTGACAGCCTGTTCAAACAACCTGACTTCCTGACGAAAGATTTCGCGCAATGGCATCGAAAAATAGACATGTAAGAAACGGTAGATATCTCTGGACGTCAGACCGATCTCAAGCGATGAGAAATAGAGTCCAATCAAATCCTTATCCCGCCAACGACGTGGTACATGCTGACGTATTTGTGCACGATGCAAATCAATTACGGAAAGTTTGATATCCGCAACATTTTTCGGCATCGGCTGTTGGAGTAAAAAATGGCAAATATAGCAATCCCGATGATTTACCCCGCCCCGATGCATTTTACCCACCATTTCTGCCAAACGGGTAATAATGGTCCGTTTTAATACAAAATCAGGACGCTCAACTCCCCAGCTTGCGCAAAAATCTTCAAGACTAATGGCAGGAGAGAGATCTTCAGTGATGATAAATGAGGTTCGCTCTAAAGGATTCACTCCCTTTTGCCCAAATGCAACACCGGTCATGGTGTCAACATTCAGTTCCTTTAAGCGGTGAATTGCCAGCCACTCCCGGTCTGCGCCCAGTACTGGCATACGTAAAGAAATCAGGTTTTTCACCACTTCTTTAAGCGTTGTTCCATGATGATATTTAAGAAAATAACCCTTACCCATCATCTCAAAACGCAGGGTACGCCGTGTTTCCAGGGCGCGAAAAACTTCACCATCCAGTTTAGTCACTTCCGTAAACGGGTCTTTTCCTTGCCATTGCGTGGCAAATGGTTCTTTTAATTCAATCATTCTTAGGACCTAAAATGATATCTGCAGCTTTATCCGCCAGGCTGTAGAGATCTTCCGTATCAGCAAAATGCCGCGCATTCTCGGCCCAACGACTTCTCTGCTCATAATTTTGCAGCGCATCGAAAAGTACTGTATTCAGCAGTTCTTGCTCAAAAGGTTCAGGGATCACCACACCGCATTGGGCGGCGCTAATATAACCCGCATAGCCGCACACTTCTGTAGTTAAAACTGGCAGACCGGCAACTACAGCCTCCAACAAGACGATACCAGCAGCTTCCTGAACCGCCGGGTGAAGCAATAAATCAGCAGCAGACATCAATTCTGCAACATCATCTCGCCCCGAAAAGAACTGCACTTGTTCTTCAATCCCTAATTGACGAGCCTGAGCACGGTAACGATCGGCCTTATCCTGGCCAACAACCATCAATCGCGTGCGCTGACGTATAGTCTCGGGCAAAGAAGCCAGCGCCTGTAATGTTCTTGGTACACCTTTACGTTTGAAATCCGAACCCACCTGCAAGAGCAGGAACTGATCGAGACCAATACCGTTTTTTTCTCTGACAATCTGTCTGCTGTTTTCAGGCTGTCGGCTGTACTTTCTGTCAGGGTAGATTCCTGGTGGCAGAATACGAAAACGTTGGCTCTCAGTTTGGTAATGATGTTTGAAGTCACCAATTTGCTTATCGGTTAACATCAAAAGTGTAGTGCCAGCACCTTGCTGAAATGTGGCTTTTTCAAATGCAGAATAATGCCGATACCGACGCGTCAACTTATAGAAAAAGCCTTTCTCACGGGCGACTTTCTCCGCGTAGCAAACGTCGGCTGCATAATACACATCCAACCCCGGCATTTTGTTAAACCCGACGACACGATCGACAGGATGCTGACTTAAATAAGTCTGAACCCACTGATAATATTGCTCGTTTTTCCCATGATTGGTTCTGGATGTGACGGGGACGAGTATAATTTCCAGTCCTTCGGGGCGTTCACCCTGCCATGACTGGGTAAATACCTGGACATGATGACCACGGGCAGCAACCGTAAGCGCGACCCGAAGAAAATCACGCTGTAGCCCGCCATAGGGGAAATACTTGTACAAACAAAAAGCAATATTCATGCATTAATATCCGCATCATGTCGCCAGACATACCAGGTCTGATACATCGGAGTCGCATAATCCTTGCATGAACAAACCAAAGATTACCTCCCATGTTTTCCAAAGGTTTCTGCCTGCTAGCTACCTGAAATTGCGCAGTAGTATATCATTTATTCTCATACATTCCGAAATGAATATTTTTTGAACAAACTAAGAAATATCCCTTTAAAAGCATAAAGATAAGAAATCAATCAATTCACCAGAATACTTCCGCCGCACAAGAGGTTAAGCGATGTAAATGCACTCACGTGCATTTTTGAAATAGCCTCCAGCTAAAACAGCGTCGTACCAATTCCATCGTTTTGATGCAACCTGGATAAAAATGATGGTAAAGCCATAGTTAAATACATAGAATCCCCAGCACATTCATAAGTCAGCTACC
The Citrobacter arsenatis DNA segment above includes these coding regions:
- the rfaQ gene encoding lipopolysaccharide core heptosyltransferase RfaQ, yielding MFEKVDRVLICKLKFYGDVLLTTPVIASIRARYPHAKIDLLLYKDTKAILAAHKDINNFYLIEKKQGLVATVKNYLSVRQQLKKNHYDLIVNLTEQWPIGALIASLRRPSIAFKREKDQWNRLFTRVTPSIGTHIVEQNLSILRGIGFSEAELKKEMSLSYRQDDYQHLVSLLPALPAQKYVVIQPTARQEFKCWDDDKFAHVIDHLHQRGLHVYLTCGPALSEQQQVQRIAELCQSSPDLTLAGKTTFLQLAALIDHAILYIGVDSAPMHMAAALKTPQVCLFGATNYQQWKPLSDKAVLIWAGDYHPMPSRDELDRSKKYLTWIPEQAVIDAIDTVLHDSDNVKGNEIA
- the rfaP gene encoding lipopolysaccharide core heptose(I) kinase RfaP, with the translated sequence MIELKEPFATQWQGKDPFTEVTKLDGEVFRALETRRTLRFEMMGKGYFLKYHHGTTLKEVVKNLISLRMPVLGADREWLAIHRLKELNVDTMTGVAFGQKGVNPLERTSFIITEDLSPAISLEDFCASWGVERPDFVLKRTIITRLAEMVGKMHRGGVNHRDCYICHFLLQQPMPKNVADIKLSVIDLHRAQIRQHVPRRWRDKDLIGLYFSSLEIGLTSRDIYRFLHVYFSMPLREIFRQEVRLFEQAVTKAQKIRQRTIRKAL
- a CDS encoding glycosyltransferase family 8 protein; its protein translation is MDNKNNIINIAYCTDANYLEYVAVSIMSVIMNNPGQDMSFFVFVYDVTDEEIKKLRSTSDKIQVINIDKEEIEKYNNDFAIKHLNRSTYMRLAVPRLLKDKVDHFIYLDADTLCFDKINEINCIDIKDVISAVSHDSLDIHDTKHAKRLGLHTDHYFNAGFLYINIANWLKYDIEHKANTVLFEQGKSLPYFDQDALNIAMDGNVKYIDNRWNFLFNWFTDQQKETFFYQKDILPRIIHFTGGRKPWYKEHTGLSQQLYLFYHHFTPWRNTEMRSYAPRMRPTDYRVYSRQEAKKGNYYASLKWYMKYLKTKLR
- a CDS encoding glycosyltransferase, which produces MMNIDFQKLIIQKYVIDSSTHEKSKKLSVAYGVDRNFLFGSGISMTSVLVNNPDIDIHFYIVTDYIDDDYLECVKRLTQMYSTTVTVLVFDNAAFRELPSTKAWTYAMYYRYFAFEYLSTELSSVLYLDADVICKGSLRELTEVNFCGEYAAVINDIDEVRLKSGNRLGIPELSNGYFNSGVVFANLNVWREQQLLTKAFSILDQRQKELLYFDQDVLNILFVGNVIFLGRDFNCIYGVDQELKNKNNKIYQDYITDDTVLIHYVGVTKPWHTWAKYPVSKFFIDAYKKSAWAEKSLLNANTAKLYKRKSRHERVQRKYIRSVLSHVMYIKNKLHNSKTH
- a CDS encoding glycosyltransferase family 8 protein is translated as MNFDCHQSIKKILEFNQAPAEQKTQLNIAWGVDRNFMFGAAISMTSVLLNNKDLNIHFHLFTDYIDADYQQRIAKSAEQFAANISIYVMDANGLKVLPSGHAWSHAMYFRFIAFEYLGEKIDSLLYIDADVICKGSLLELTQIDLGEHVAAVITDVDDSPARDINKNKDYFNSGVIFANLKQWKEQNFINAAFDILLDKKNKLSFPDQDVLNIIFLKKVIFLERRFNAIYGIKQELKSKNFSKYKEYITDDTILIHYIGVTKPWNSWANYPSAQFFVDAWKASPWADLPLLPARTPKQFKKKSRHERLQGKYFASIISYIGYLREKLKSK
- a CDS encoding glycosyltransferase family 4 protein, whose product is MNIAFCLYKYFPYGGLQRDFLRVALTVAARGHHVQVFTQSWQGERPEGLEIILVPVTSRTNHGKNEQYYQWVQTYLSQHPVDRVVGFNKMPGLDVYYAADVCYAEKVAREKGFFYKLTRRYRHYSAFEKATFQQGAGTTLLMLTDKQIGDFKHHYQTESQRFRILPPGIYPDRKYSRQPENSRQIVREKNGIGLDQFLLLQVGSDFKRKGVPRTLQALASLPETIRQRTRLMVVGQDKADRYRAQARQLGIEEQVQFFSGRDDVAELMSAADLLLHPAVQEAAGIVLLEAVVAGLPVLTTEVCGYAGYISAAQCGVVIPEPFEQELLNTVLFDALQNYEQRSRWAENARHFADTEDLYSLADKAADIILGPKND